The following are from one region of the Dehalococcoidia bacterium genome:
- the gatB gene encoding Asp-tRNA(Asn)/Glu-tRNA(Gln) amidotransferase subunit GatB, translating into MRYEAVIGLEVHAQLITKTKMFCSCSAAYADAPPNSIVCPICLGMPGTLPVANKQAIDYTIMTGLALGCSIPEWAKFDRKNYPYPDLMKGYQISQYDAPLCVNGALSITLPDGTRRRIGIIRVHLEEDTARLLHRADPSGETYSLIDVNRAGIPLLEIVSAPDLRTPEEAKLYLQKLRRILRYLGVSSGNMEEGSFRCDANISLRPLGATEFGAKVEIKNMNSFAAVERALSYEIARQTELLDRGERIVQETRGWVEDKGSTVGQRSKEHAHDYRYFPEPDLPPLVIDRAWVERLRAAMPELPDEKEERYRTLLGLSDYDARQLVADRHVAEYFEAALAASSGGNGRAKALANWIINDVNAVLNARGIDITAFPVRPHDLNELLDLVDSGEISLKIARDVFARMVETGRSATAIVEEQGLRQISDDAVVLRAIDEAMAENPKAVEDYRAGKAAALEFLFGKVMKATRGKANPQLTRRLLSEKLGSV; encoded by the coding sequence ATGCGCTACGAAGCCGTCATTGGCCTAGAAGTTCACGCTCAGCTTATCACCAAGACCAAGATGTTCTGTTCGTGCAGCGCGGCCTACGCCGATGCGCCGCCGAACAGCATCGTCTGCCCGATCTGCTTGGGAATGCCCGGCACCTTGCCTGTCGCCAACAAGCAGGCAATCGACTACACCATCATGACTGGGCTTGCGCTCGGGTGCTCTATCCCGGAGTGGGCGAAGTTCGACCGCAAGAACTACCCCTATCCGGACCTGATGAAGGGGTATCAGATCTCCCAGTATGACGCCCCTCTCTGTGTCAATGGCGCGCTTTCGATCACCCTGCCCGATGGCACGCGCCGCCGGATCGGCATCATCCGCGTGCACTTGGAAGAAGATACGGCGCGCCTCCTCCACCGCGCCGATCCCAGCGGCGAGACGTATTCGCTGATCGACGTCAATCGCGCTGGGATCCCGCTGCTGGAGATTGTCAGCGCGCCCGACCTGCGCACCCCGGAAGAGGCAAAACTGTACTTGCAGAAGCTGCGCCGTATCCTGCGCTATCTGGGCGTCTCAAGCGGCAACATGGAGGAAGGTAGCTTCCGCTGCGACGCCAACATCTCGCTGCGGCCGCTGGGTGCGACGGAGTTTGGCGCGAAGGTCGAGATCAAGAACATGAACAGCTTTGCCGCGGTCGAGCGGGCGCTCAGCTATGAGATCGCTCGTCAAACCGAACTGCTGGACCGCGGCGAGCGCATTGTCCAAGAGACGCGCGGCTGGGTCGAAGACAAAGGCAGTACGGTCGGGCAGCGCAGCAAGGAGCACGCCCACGACTACCGCTACTTCCCCGAGCCGGACTTGCCGCCGCTGGTCATTGACCGGGCGTGGGTGGAGCGGCTCCGCGCTGCGATGCCGGAACTGCCGGACGAGAAAGAGGAACGCTACCGCACTCTGCTCGGCCTGAGCGACTATGACGCGCGGCAGCTTGTTGCCGACCGCCACGTCGCCGAATACTTCGAGGCGGCCCTTGCCGCGTCGTCGGGAGGGAACGGCCGCGCCAAGGCCCTTGCCAATTGGATCATCAACGATGTCAACGCGGTGCTCAACGCGCGCGGCATCGATATCACGGCCTTCCCCGTGCGTCCTCACGACTTGAATGAGCTGCTCGACCTCGTCGACTCGGGCGAGATCAGCCTCAAGATTGCGCGCGATGTCTTTGCTCGCATGGTCGAAACCGGGCGCTCGGCGACGGCGATCGTGGAGGAGCAGGGGCTGCGCCAAATTTCCGACGACGCGGTCGTGCTCCGCGCGATCGACGAGGCGATGGCAGAGAACCCGAAGGCGGTCGAAGATTATCGGGCTGGCAAAGCGGCTGCGCTTGAGTTCCTCTTCGGCAAGGTGATGAAGGCGACCCGCGGCAAGGCGAACCCGCAGCTGACGCGCCGTCTCTTGAGCGAGAAACTTGGATCGGTCTGA